A region of Saccharomyces mikatae IFO 1815 strain IFO1815 genome assembly, chromosome: 12 DNA encodes the following proteins:
- the EXG1 gene encoding glucan 1,3-beta-glucosidase (similar to Saccharomyces cerevisiae EXG1 (YLR300W) and SPR1 (YOR190W); ancestral locus Anc_6.99), with protein MLSLKTLLYTLLTVSSVIATPVPARDPSSIQFVHEENKKRFYDYGHGALGEPIRGVNIGGWLVLEPYITPSLFEAFRTNDDNDEGIPVDEYHFCQYLGKDLAKSRLESHWSTFYKEQDFANIASQGFNLVRIPIGYWAFQTLDNDPYVSGLQEAYLDQAIGWAKNNSLKVWVDLHGAAGSQNGFDNSGLRDSYKFLEDSNLAVTTKALNYILKKYSADEYLDTVIGIELINEPLGPVLDMDKMKKEYLAPAYEYLRNNIKSDQVIIIHDAFQPFNYWDDFMTEDNGYWGVTIDHHHYQVFASDQLEKPIEERIKVACEWGTGVLNESHWTVCGEFAAALTDCTKWLNSVGFGARYDGSWVNGDQTSSYIGSCANNDDITSWSDERKENTRRFVEAQLDAFEMRGGWIIWCYKTESSLEWDAQRLMYNGLFPQPLTDRQYPNQCNTISN; from the coding sequence ATCCTTCTTCTATCCAATTTGTTCATGAAGAGAATAAAAAGAGATTCTACGATTACGGCCACGGTGCCCTTGGAGAGCCAATCCGTGGTGTCAACATTGGTGGTTGGTTAGTTCTTGAGCCTTATATTACACCATCTTTGTTTGAAGCATTCCGtactaatgatgataaCGATGAAGGTATTCCCGTCGATGAATACCATTTCTGTCAGTATTTAGGAAAGGACCTGGCTAAAAGTCGTTTAGAGAGCCATTGGTCAACTTTCTACAAAGAACAAGATTTCGCCAACATCGCTTCTCAAGGTTTTAACCTTGTTAGAATTCCTATTGGTTATTGGGCTTTCCAAACTTTGGACAATGACCCTTACGTTAGTGGCTTACAAGAAGCCTACCTGGACCAAGCTATTGGCTGGGCAAAAAATAACAGTTTGAAGGTCTGGGTTGATCTGCATGGTGCAGCTGGTTCTCAAAATGGATTTGATAACTCTGGTTTGAGAGATTCATATAAGTTTTTGGAGGATAGTAATTTGGCTGTCACTACTAAGGCTTTGAACTACatactgaaaaaatactCTGCTGATGAATACCTGGACACCGTTATCGGTATCGAATTGATTAATGAACCATTAGGTCCTGTTTTAGATATGGATaaaatgaagaaggaaTATTTGGCGCCAGCTTACGAATATTTGAGAAACAACATCAAGAGTGACCAGGTTATTATCATCCATGACGCTTTCCAACCATTCAATTATTGGGACGACTTTATGACTGAAGACAATGGCTACTGGGGTGTCACTATCGACCATCATCATTACCAAGTTTTTGCTTCTGATCAATTGGAAAAGCCTATTGAAGAACGTATAAAGGTTGCTTGTGAATGGGGTACTGGGGTCTTGAATGAATCTCACTGGACGGTTTGTGGTGAATTTGCTGCCGCTTTGACCGACTGTACCAAATGGTTGAATAGTGTTGGTTTCGGTGCTAGATACGATGGCTCTTGGGTTAACGGTGACCAAACATCTTCTTACATTGGATCCTGTGCTAACAATGATGATATCACTTCATGGTCcgatgaaagaaaagaaaacacaaGACGTTTCGTTGAGGCCCAATTAGATGCCTTTGAAATGAGAGGGGGTTGGATTATCTGGTGTTACAAGACAGAATCCAGTTTAGAATGGGATGCCCAGAGGTTAATGTACAATGGTTTATTCCCTCAACCACTTACTGACAGGCAATATCCAAACCAATGTAACACAATTTCTAACTAA
- the HRI1 gene encoding Hri1p (similar to Saccharomyces cerevisiae HRI1 (YLR301W); ancestral locus Anc_6.101) has protein sequence MPALLKRLLFQVGPHPNERTFTLSSVSTDGHYISLRPFVKPTGNNELAFPFEWAFAGTNKTVKVNDMGNGVITQDFNFWLDTNVYLNVPNTHRGEINTSWKNWDSGCVEETGAVYPFGADKESVPFRELWQPVDPSREDLVIVSPNNEKFTSSAKSIVLKVVDGAYDGLVIVIGRWVQGFLSKKNENTTEGLNFIRLLEKDSGKFDSLLSYGKEVKRIPQSYENLKKGSIVTSEGLNWEVIEYYA, from the coding sequence ATGCCAGCATTATTAAAAAGACTTTTGTTTCAGGTAGGCCCTCATCCAAACGAAAGAACGTTCACCTTATCCTCTGTTTCTACTGACGGCCATTACATATCTTTGAGGCCTTTTGTTAAACCAACCGGTAATAATGAGTTAGCTTTTCCATTCGAATGGGCGTTTGCCGGTACAAATAAAACCGTTAAAGTTAATGATATGGGTAATGGTGTCATTACTCAAGATTTCAACTTCTGGTTGGATACAAATGTGTACTTGAATGTTCCAAATACCCACCGTGGTGAGATAAACACCAGTTGGAAAAATTGGGATTCTGGTTGTGTCGAAGAAACTGGTGCTGTTTACCCGTTTGGTGCCGACAAGGAAAGTGTCCCTTTCAGAGAATTGTGGCAACCTGTTGACCCATCAAGAGAAGATCTTGTCATCGTCTCGCCAAATAATGAGAAATTTACATCAAGTGCCAAATCAATTGTCCTTAAAGTTGTTGACGGAGCCTATGATGGGTTAGTTATAGTCATTGGTAGATGGGTTCAAGGATTTTTGtccaaaaagaatgaaaatactACTGAGGGTTTGAACTTCATCAGATTATTGGAAAAAGATTCCGGCAAATTTGACTCCTTGTTGAGCTATGGTAAGGAAGTTAAGAGAATTCCACAAAGCTACgaaaatttaaagaaaggCTCAATTGTAACCAGCGAGGGGTTAAACTGGGAAGTTATTGAGTACTATGCTTAA
- the MET17 gene encoding bifunctional cysteine synthase/O-acetylhomoserine aminocarboxypropyltransferase MET17 (similar to Saccharomyces cerevisiae MET17 (YLR303W); ancestral locus Anc_4.53), with amino-acid sequence MPSHFDTVQLHAGQENPGDNAHRSRAVPIYATTSYVFENSKHGSQLFGLEVPGYVYSRFQNPTSNVLEERIAALEGGAAALAVSSGQAAQTLAIQGLAHTGDNIVSTSYLYGGTYNQFKISFKRFGIEARFVEGDNPEDFEKVFDERTKAVYLETIGNPKYNVPDFEKIVAIAHKHGIPVVVDNTFGAGGYFCQPIKYGADIVTHSATKWIGGHGTTIGGIIVDSGKFPWKDYPEKFPQFSQPAEGYHGTIYNEAYGNLAYIVHVRTELLRDLGPLMNPFASFLLLQGVETLSLRAERHGENALKLAKWLEQSPYVSWVSYPGLASHSHHENAKKYLSNGFGGVLSFGVKDLPNADKETDPFKLSGAQVVDNLKLASNLANVGDAKTLVIAPYFTTHKQLNDKEKLASGVTKDLIRVSVGIEFIDDIIADFQQSFETVFAGQKP; translated from the coding sequence ATGCCATCCCATTTCGATACTGTTCAACTTCACGCTGGTCAAGAGAACCCTGGTGACAACGCTCACAGATCTAGAGCCGTTCCAATCTACGCCACTACCTCCTATGTTTTTGAGAACTCTAAGCATGGCTCACAATTGTTTGGTCTAGAAGTTCCAGGTTACGTGTATTCCCGTTTCCAAAACCCTACCAGTAATGttttggaagaaagaattgCTGCTTTAGAAGGTGGTGCTGCTGCTCTGGCTGTTTCCTCTGGTCAAGCTGCCCAAACCCTTGCTATTCAAGGTTTGGCACACACTGGTGACAACATCGTTTCCACCTCGTACCTATATGGTGGTACTTACAACCAgttcaaaatttctttcaaaaggtTTGGAATTGAAGCTAGATTTGTTGAAGGTGACAATCcagaagattttgaaaaggtcTTCGATGAAAGAACCAAAGCTGTTTACTTAGAAACTATCGGTAATCCAAAGTACAATGTCccagattttgaaaagattgtTGCAATCGCTCACAAACACGGTATTCCAGTGGTTGTTGACAACACATTCGGTGCCGGTGGTTATTTCTGTCAACCAATTAAATACGGTGCTGACATTGTCACACACTCTGCTACCAAATGGATTGGTGGTCATGGTACTACTATTGGTGGTATTATTGTTGATTCCGGAAAATTCCCATGGAAGGACTATCCAGAGAAGTTTCCTCAATTTTCTCAACCTGCTGAAGGTTATCACGGTACGATTTACAACGAAGCCTACGGTAACTTGGCATACATCGTCCATGTTAGAACTGAATTATTAAGAGATTTGGGTCCATTGATGAACCCATTTGCTTCTTTCTTGCTATTACAAGGTGTCGAAACATTATCTTTGAGGGCTGAGAGACATGGTGAGAACGCATTGAAGTTAGCAAAGTGGTTAGAACAATCCCCATATGTATCTTGGGTTTCCTACCCTGGTCTAGCATCGCATTCTCACCATGAAAATGCTAAGAAGTATCTATCTAATGGTTTCGGTGGTGTCTTATCCTTCGGTGTAAAAGACTTGCCAAACGCTGACAAGGAAACCGATCCATTCAAGCTTTCCGGTGCTCAAGTTGTTGACAATTTGAAACTTGCTTCTAACTTGGCCAATGTTGGTGATGCCAAGACCTTAGTCATTGCTCCATACTTCACTACCCACAAACAATTAaatgacaaagaaaagctaGCTTCTGGTGTTACCAAGGACTTAATTCGTGTCTCTGTTGGTATTGAATTTATTGATGACATTATCGCAGACTTCCaacaatcttttgaaactgtTTTCGCTGGCCAAAAACCATAA